Within Scyliorhinus torazame isolate Kashiwa2021f chromosome 9, sScyTor2.1, whole genome shotgun sequence, the genomic segment tccgcaagtcagctgacttcaactgaccccggctactcctgctcactccttgacccccccgtgtggggaactcccatctaccttgcgcctatcttcccgccattatctttctggcgcgggaacatccctatagctgacccgcctcttgtggcgcagctccctttcccatcccactcccattcctcatcctccgcctatgtcccttcttttcccccccaccggcgcccacatttcttagtgtctcccccccttcccaatttacttctctatttacttctctatttacatcgacagtaacatttcctgcaatatcagtccctcagttccgatccaatttctcatctttcataaaggtccatgcttcttccgccgtttcgaaatagtgatgtctctcctggtacatgacccatagtcgtgccggctgcagcatcccgaacttcatcttctttttgtgtaacacctccttggctcggttaaaactcgccctccttctcgccacctctgcactccaatcctggcacacccgtaccactgcattctcccatctgctactccgtacctttttggcccatctcagaaccacttctctatctttaaagcggtgaaatcgcacgattgtcgccctaggtggttctcccgcttttggtctcctcgccgggatcagatgggccccctccacttctaaggggcccaaaggggcctcagctcccatcaatgagcttagcatcgtgctcacataagccccgcagtccgctccttccactccctcagggagacccagtatccgaaggttcttcctttgtgctctgttttctagggcttcaatcctttcaatgcactttttgtggagcgcctcatgcgtctgtgttttgaccgccaggcccaggatctcgtcctcattatccgtcaccttctgctccaccacgcggagctctgtctcctgggtcctttgtgcctccttaagcccctcaattgcctgtagcatcggggtcagcacctccttctttagtagctccacacaccgtcttaggaattcgtcttgatcgggcccccatgtcgcctgggctttctccgccaccatcttgtttctttttctttctgtccctatagtcgaggattcctcgcgctgcagccgccgccgccgatattttcctctttcgttgggggggggactccctattcatttaccccacaccgggtttcgtcgcgcaaaaatttcccgttgtggctcttaaaagagcccgaaggtccgttggagctggagccgccgaaacgtgcggcttagctgatcatcgccgcaaccagaagtccgacTAACCCGAGTTTTAAGGATTGAAAGCTGTTCTAACGTTGCGCAAGGCCTGTGTGACAGTGCATGATCCTGATGCCTGGGTCTCGTGTAGCTGGCTGCAGCTGAAAGATGAAGCTGTTGGATTCACTAAAGCCAACTGCTGAGAGAGTGGCCATTCTAATTCCCAGCAGGTATGTTTCCCAGTGAGTTATTCAGCCAGCAGCATGAAATCCTCAGCTTTGGGATCTTTTTAAaacaattttgagtacccaattcattttttccaattaaggggcaatttagcgtggccaatcaacctaccctgcacatctttgggttgtgggggcgaaacccatgcaaacacggggagaatgtgcaaactccacacggacagtgacccagagcttgatcggacctgggaccttgttgctgtgctaaccactgcgccaccgtgctgccctctgccacAGGTTCTTGCCTTTCTACACAAGTTATGATGGGTCTGCAATACACTGCTCagtaggatggtggaagcagattcaaaagcAACTTTTGAAAGAGACTTGAGTAAATACGTTCAGGGAGTGTTGACAAACAAACCAATTTTACAGTGACCTGGCCATTTTAACACTAGGCACAAGGTCAAAGGACAAGAGCAAATATCTGGCCCTGCACATGTGGCTGCAAAACAGTTCTGTCTTTGGAGAAGGCCCTTCGGTATATAGGAAGTAATGCTGGGATCTCCAGTGGCACAGAACATCAGcagcagctacagagagtgaccctGCACATTCGTATGCAAAAAGAAAAACATGCATTTGTATAGCGTCgttcacaacttcaggatgtctGAAAGTGCTTTTTGATCAACTAAACACTTTTTGAAAGTGTAATGGTTGTTACGGTACAAGAAGCATGACGGCCAATTTTGCACACACGGCCCACAAACAACAGTACGATAATGAACAGATATTCAGTTTCAGTGATTGTTGGTTGCAGGATAATTATTGGCTAAGGCACAAGGGAGAACATCCTTGCTCTGTTTGAAATGGTACCGTGAGATCTGTTATGTCCCCCTGCGAGGACAGACAGAGCCTCAGTCTGGCATCTCGCCTGAAAGACGGCAACTGCGATGGTGCAGCACtccgtactgcattggagtgtcagctggATTATGTGCTAAAGTCCCTGAAGTGGGTCTTGAACTCTCAAATTCTGACTGAGAGGTAAGAATACTTCCCGCCTGTAATGTGGTATTTTGCCTTTCAAACCAGTGGAGTTTTCTCCTGATGCTGGGAATATTCATTGCCAGAAACCTTGGCTGGGATTTCCCAGGCCCATCCGCCATTGGGATAGCCCAGACCTGCTGAAAGACAATGGACCTTTGGCTGTCCCACTGCATCTCCAATGGCGATTCCTGGCAAGGTGGGATTGTAAAATCCTGGCCatgttttaatttaattttaatagTGTGCCAGCAAATAGTTGTCATTGGAATAATAATGCTAACGGTCAAAATTTTGTTTCCAGTTTCTGACAAGGGTCATGACTAATGCTTGTTCAGTCACATAATTACTAATGGTTCCTGATTCTTTCCCAAGGTGGCTATTTTTGATATCTGACTCTTTGGTGATGACTACTGGGAGAATACTGAAACTACCTGATCATTCCTCAACCGAGGTTCATAAACACTCATTTTGCTGATAATGTTTAAGAGTGAGAGCTCTTGTCTGAGTTTCTTTTTAATATGTCTCTCCCTAAACCTAGATCACTAAGTCCAGTTGTAATTACCACAGCTCTATCCTGGATGAGATCAGCTAATTCAGCACAGACTTAGAATTTAAAATGAACCTTGTTAATCTGCGTGAATCAGAACCACACTGGGGAGGGAGAACAGGGTAAGATATTGCACTCATTTTGAAATCATACATGCATTCCTTCTCAACGCATTCATCATTTTGCTACATTGCAAGGATTGTATTAAAAGGCACCACTCATGGTCTTAGTAAGAGCGCAGTTCAGACATCGAGACTAAGGCCACATCTGCAGTCCATGCTCTTGTCCAGGCTGGGCACCTCAACTCACAAAATTGCTTTATAGTACACAGAGGAAATCTCCTCCGTCCCTACCCCCTTGGTGCATTTAGCCAGTGACCCATTATGGCAGCCTTCTTCcaacctcaatcccccacctcaccCAGCCATATTTGTTTTTTATTTACCTTTTTTCCTGCTCTCTTTTCAGTTTCCCTGGACCACGCACACCACTCAGGAACCTGCTCCCATTTCCAGTTCCTGAGCCAATCAGCAGACATGTGAAAGCAACTTTGGGGGGCGACAACTTTCTAAACTTCCTCCTCGTCAGGAAGCGCTTGGCCTTTGCTCAGAGCCTTGTCCAATGTCGGTCAGCATTTTTTGAACATCCTTGAGGGGAAATTCTCTGCAGGGACCTTGTGCCAAAATGCACCAAATTTTTGAGTTCAGGTGAAATGTTATCCGTCTGAATCGTGAACTCTCTTTCTGTCCCTGCAGTAAatcgtctcagctccaggacatcactgcaggagttcctcagggtagtgtcctaggcccaaccatcttaagctgcttcatcaattaccttctttcataaggtcagaagtggggatgttcgctgatgattgcacaatgttaagtaccatttgcgactcctccaaTACTGAACCAGTCCATGTCCGAATGCAGCTAGAACTCTACGtctgacggcacagtagcacagtggttagcactgttgcttcacagtgccagggtcccaggttcgattcctacttgggtcactgtctgcggagtctgcatgttctccccgtgtctgctccggtttcctcccacaagtcccgaagacgtgcttgttagatgaattgggcattctgaattctccctcaatgtatctgaacaggcaccgaagtgtggtgactaggggattttcacagtaacttcattgtagtcttaatgtaagcccacttgtgacattaataaagattattattatattattacaatATCCAGGCTGACAAGCGACAAGTAACATTTCTGCTGCACAAGGTAATGATcaactccaataagagagaatctaactatcacccCTTGACACTGAATGGCACTATGTTCGCTacatcccccaatatcaacatcctagGGATTATCCTTGACTAGAAACTGAgctggaatagccatataaatactgtggctaccagagcagctcaaaggctaggaatcctgcagtgaataactcacctcctgactccccaaaacctgttcatTATCTACGAGGcataagtcaggggtgtaatggaatactcttgacatgcctggatgagtgcagctccaacaacacccaagaagctcgacaccatccaggacaaagcatcccgtttgattgctcccccttccacaaacattcaaactcgccaccactgacaaacagtggcagccgtgtgtaccagctccaagatgcactgcagtaactcaccaaggttccttgggcagcaccttgcaaacccatgacattgagggccgaagggcctgttctgtgctgtactgtgttCTAGGAGGACAAcaccagcagatacctgggaaccccaccacctggaggtttctctccaagccgctcaccatcctgacttggaaatagatcgccattccttcactgtcgctgggtcaaaatcctgaaactccctccccaacagcactgtgcatgtagctacacctctgggactgcagcagttcagaaggcagctcaccaccaccttctgaagggccacTAAGGatcgccaataaatgctggcctaaccaacgatgccTGCACATCCCTTAATGAATTAAAACTACGATACTGATTTTTATTTTTGTACATCAATTCTTGTGTCCCTCTTATCGAAAATGATTTAAAAAATGATTCACTCAAAACTCTTCCCATTTTTGACCTCTATTTTACTCAGCAAAACCTCACAACATATAGTTCCTGCAAATGGAAGACAACACTAAATATGAATATTTCTATGTCTTCCACCATCAGTTTACACCATATTGTAGCCCAATCAGCAGGAAGTCGCACCTCGGGGCAAGACAGATGGAGTGTCCTTTTCTGACTGTGCTGCAGCATCCCAATGGACTGGCTGGAGAATAATGTAACTAATTTTCCACATAGTTAGAATATTCACTACGGCACAACAACCGCAGGGATGCAGACTTATTGTTGGATATGTGGTGAAAGCAGTAGCACCATGTTTTACCAAGCCAGTCTTCTGTTTTTGTTCTCTAATTATTAGTGAATCTCATGAAGTTTTTGTACTGAATAGATGCATTCACTACACAAATACTGATattaatcatttaaataatactgatCTTAATGTGTTTTAGTCAATTTGAGGCCATACAAAGTTATCACCAATAACTAGAGTGCGGACGCAAATTTAATTGGTAATTTATAACTTTTCTTCCTTTACTTTTATAGGAGTCCCCACCCCTAGTCCAGAAATTCTTCGCCATACGTTGAACATGCTCGTGAGAGAGCGGAAAATCTACCCAACTCCTGACGGATATTTTATCGTAACTCCACAGACTTATTTTATTACCCCTTCTCTCATAAGAACAAATAGCAAATGGTACCATCTGGACGAAAGGATACCTGACAGGTCTCGATGTACTTCACCACAACCAGGGACTATAACTCCATCTAATTCTGGCTGCCTCAGAGACAGAGCCCACCACAGAAACCACTGTGATTCTTGCAACTGCTTTAGAGAGGAATCCCACAATCACTCATCCACTCTTCAGAAAAAGTCAATAAAGGAATGTAAAGATTCCTATTGCCCTCCTTCCTTCAGCCACATGCCAGTGACGCAAACTGAGAAAAGTAGGAGCACTGTTAACTGCTCGTATAAAACTGAGACCTTGCCAAAAGCCAAGGACGGAGAGAAGCAATCTAAAAAATTTGGCTTGAAATTGTTCAGGTTGAGCTTTAAAAAGGACAAGTCAAAACAGCTGGTGAATTTTTCAGCCCAGTTTCCTCCTGAAGAATGGCCTCTACGCGATGAAGATAATCCCACCTCTATACCAAGGGAGGTGGAACAAGAGATAATCAGACGTATCAATCCAGACCTAACGGTGGAAAATGTCATGAAGCACACAGCGCTGATGAAAAAACTCGAAGAAGATAAGGCTCATAGGAATAAACCAGGCTCCTCTGCCCAGCACAGTGGCAAGAGCAAAAAAAGTAGAAGTCACAAAAAGTCCCACGGTAAATCTCGCTCACACAGCAAGCCCAGGGTTCCTAAGGGGGAGCAATCAGAAGAAACTCATTTGGACGTAGCAGAATCCAGAGAATATGAGCTTTATGATCCAATTACCCGAACCCCATGTGATAAAAGTACCACTATAGAAATAAAGGGTGATAATGGCTTTCTTGCACATGATAAAATGAACATGGTTGAATCTCATTTTCCTGTGACCCCAGAGTGGGATGTGTCAGGTGATCTTTACAAGCGAAGGATGGAGAGTCGATTTCATGAACATTCAAGGGAAAGTTTACAATCAAAGGTTCATCGGAGCCACAGCCATACGCAAGACAGAAAATCAAGAAATGATAGGACCAGCAAAGCCAAGGAGAGGTCGAGATCAATGGATAATTCGAATAGACCTCTTGGCACTACATTGTCAGGCACAGCAGAAGAGATGCAAGGATGCGGTATGGATGAAAGCCACTCAAATAATGACAAATTACGTTCTTCCAAATTGCTCAGTCATCACCGAGCAGGATTGTCATCACATTCAAATCATATTACTGAGCCAAGCATACCAGAATGTGTTGATATTGATAATCCAGCAGGTGTTGGTGACTCCTGCAATCCACTGGAACATGCTACAGCTGGAGATAGTTTGCCCAAATACAATGAACCTAATTGTGGTACAGGTGCAAAGGCTGGTGATTACTTACAATGTAGTGCATCCAAGGAAACTATTCCGACTGCTTCTTCCCCATCCGCTAAATGTAATGATGAGTGTGTGTTCAAGGATTATGACACTTTGACCTTATCAGATGGTGTTAAGAAGCTTTCCCCTTTGGATAGATTCTTGAAGCACCCACCTATTGAAGAAACTGTGAATGGGCAACTTGAACAATTGTCACTGCAGCAGAAGCATTAtcctgaaaagatagaaatgaacaGCATCAATTTACCTGTAGCTGGACAGGCATCTGCACAGTCATTGCCAAATGGACAAGTGTTTAAACCACTGTCTGAAACTCAGACCATAAATCATGCAGAACATAGTTATCAGGAACCCCCTATATATGAATCGCAACACAATAAACCATCGGAGGTGCTTCACAACAACTGTGAAAGCCATGCCGGCCTAACAAGTATGGCACAATCACTGCCTGTTCTACCAGCCCACGGAGAGGAAACAGGACATCAGGAGTCTTCCTTTGACTATTACAACGTGTCTGACGATGACTCGGAAGAGGGGACCGACAAAAACCTGGAGAAGAGTAAAAGCCGCGATGATGGTGGTACTGTGCAGTGGTTGCTAGAACGAGAAAAAGAGAAAAATCTCCAGAGAAAATTTGAGAAGAACCTAACTCTCCTGAGCCCAAAGGAAAGTGACAACAGTGTCAGCCAGAAAACTTTGCATTCTGCTCGACTAGATAGTATGGACAGCAGTAGTATAACAGTAGACAGTGGATTTAATTCTCCACGGTAAGCAAGCAAATGGTCCATCCAACACAATCATTCACTTGTGATACTTTTTTAGGTTTTTTGATTTTTGTGGATGATTATCCCATGGTACTAGACTTCAAAAGTAGCCAACATAACAGCCATAAGGTAAAGCGCATTAAATTAGGAATGAAGAATTGCGTGTTTTAGTCTTACCATAGCAATACATTTCACACACTATTATATGTATTTTTAAAGCAATATTGGGTATATTATAAACCAACAGATAAGTCCCTTGGAGATAATGTTCTGACGTTGCATTCGTGGCAAAAAGCTTCTCCTCCTGCCAAGAAAACACATCAGGAAGTAAGACTTGAATGTGCTCATCATTTAAAATAATAGTTGGAAACTCATGGGCAGTGCATACCCAAAATGCCTATATGACTTTCAGCAATCTTTACTGCCTGCCTGTAACAGAAAGTTAGAACACAAACCCCTCATGAATTGAAAGAATGAGAAAAAAAATATCTAGTCAGAATTAGAAAAAcattaggggcggcacagtggttagcactgctgaatcacagcgctagggacccgggtttgtttCCGACCTCAgaaactgtctgtgtggggtttgtactttctccccatgtctgtgtgggtttccttcggtttcctcccacagtccaacgatgtgcaggctaggtggattggccatgctaaattgcccctagacgGAGTTACAGGGATATACAtatggtgggggattgggcctagataggaagctctttcagagggtcagtgcagacttgatggaccgaatgacgacctcctgcactgtaaggattctatgatcacAGTGAAACACATTAATCATTCCTTATGGTTAGTAcagggggctaaacagctggcttgtaatgcagaacaaggccagcagcgtgggttcaattcccgtactggccaccccgaacaggcgctggaatgtggagactaggggctttcttgtgacaataagcgattattattatataatccaACAAACAATATTATCCAGGAATTTGGCATGAATTTTTCATGCGAAAGCAACATAAAAAAACAATTTAACCAAAGATTTTCTGGCAGTAAAATTCAACaaagaattggaaaaaaaattaattttaaaaataaatttgaatatccaattattatttttcttacaattaaggggcaatttagtgtggccaatccacctaacctgcacatctttgggttgttggcgtgaaatccacgcaggcaaagggagaatgtgcaaactcacaatgacccagggccgggatttgaacccgggtcctcagcgccgtagtctcagtgctaacgagcactgcaccacatgctgcccccgGAATTGGAAAATTAACTACACATTATTTTCATGAATCATCTGAGTGAGACTCCCTATTAAGCACAAGATTATGAACTATTTTACACTTTGAATATATGCCCATCATCAACTGATGTAAGATTCTATTCAATTGGGTTTTGcatgtgacagagagagcgagagaaaaaataCTCTTAATTAGCCAGCATGAGATGAAATTAGCCCAGGTCAGTGAAAAGGCAGTTCGAATCCACTGTATCAACTGGTCCTGCATCATTAAAATGTGTAACAGGAATGAAGCAAGGCAGTGCCCATGCATTCGATTTTATATCACTGATTAATTAACATAAAGTTTCCTCTTTCAGTCAGACCGATTTGCCTGAATTTAATGTGCAGCTTTTTTGGATAGCTTTTTGTTCCACTTGAGCCACTCTTAATTTTGATTTTACAATAAGTCAGTGTTATAAGTCTGTGTTACTATTTCGGCAAAGGTTGGAATTTTGAGACGTTTTAACGGTTGCCTTTTTATATTAAAAACCGCAGTGATTATAATGTCTGAAGTAAATATGTAGAGTTGTGGAAGATGCACCATCTGTACAAAATGTGCATGCATTGATGAAGGGTTGCAGTGCGGCACTGGATGATTTAATTTCACCAAGTAACGACGTCAAATTCTGATTTTATCAGTTTAGATGTAATGCCAAAATCTCTGTGCGCCCAATTGTCCTGAGTGTGTGTCTCCTACTCTCctgccacctccccctccccacctttgTCACCAAACTCTCAAAAGAGTAACATCTATTGCGAATACATTGATATTTACACCTATCTCTCTGCTTCTGGCCTTTTTTGAGTACCGTTACCCAGTTAGGCCAAGAGTTGTGAAGGGTTAAATGTTATGGCATTAGTGTTTGGAAGCATTAATGTTTTTCCATCCATGGTGTCTTTCAGTACTCGTGAAAGTCTGGCCTCTAACACCTCAAGCATAGTAGAAAGCAACAGGCGGCAGAACACCGCTGTTAGTCCGGGACATGGAGGCACGTCAGCATTCAGTTTCCGAGCAACTACAGATCCTGCACCAAGTGAACCCGAGAAACTGCAGAAGCCCATGAAGTGTCTAGCCTCCGTTACCAGTGTTTGAGCAAACAGTAGTAGCTGTCAGCGACAGATTCTGTGCCACACCCTCTGCAATCACACGCCTGCACCTCGGCTGTCATTTTGAAACACCGTCAGGCAATGCTCTTAACATTAAAAAAGAGGAGGTGCAAACTATAAAAGTAGAAGCCATTTCTATGACTCGgagctttttttaaaaagaaatgagtACTTATTAATTTTACTTCTTCATCCTTTTAGGTATTGAGTGGCTAATGCAGCTTTTGCTGCATGGCATTCACCTAGATCATACTGCATGAATCGTCCATTGTGATTTTGAtaaaagaagagaaaaaaaagcACAAACTCGTTTGCACTTCATGACTTTGGTTCTTGATGATATTCTATGAAAACTTCATGCTTAGAAATAATCTTCTCTAGAGCATTATCAAGCCAGCAAAATAAATCCCGAGTGATTTTCTTTCCAAAACCAGTGCATGTGTTAAATCTGGACGAGCACATAGGTGGCAGTCTTAAACACTGAAGATGTTATCTTCAAATCTATGGTCAGTTATTTCCAATAAAAATTGTTAAAAGTTATGTGGTACCAACAGATATATGTTGCACTATTGAAAGGTAAAATAATGTCTGACTTTTTTACTGTACAAGATTATACATCATGGGTTACTGTACATATAAATAAATATTGAAGGCGTGGAAAACAAACACTATAGGAAAAACAATAAAGTTGCTACAAGTTTTACAGTTGTGGTAAATCTTATATCAATATAATATGTGAATTTGATGTGCATTGTTTCCTTGTACAAATAAATATGCTTCAGAGAAAATGCTGTTGAATAAGCAGCTCcagattaaaaaaaatatttttttgcatGTAAAAAGAGAGTTACGAAACAGTACAATTGAGGCATTTCAGTCACTGCAAGAGTCATTTGAGCAACTTGCACCTCACCTGGGTTCCGTTAATATGTTGCCACTATTCTCTCCGTCCTGGCTATCTTAATTATTTTCCATGCTGCAGTGTATATATGAGCTTTATAGGTGGAAGCTTAGCACTGCTGGATGATAGTCTAAGGCCTGACTTTATTGTCGTGTATTATCAATGAATACATATTAAAACCTTTCCGAAGTGTCCATGTGCATGATGCCACTATGTTACGGATAAAAAGGCACTAGAAGGCTATTTGTTACGTACAGTGACACATGCAACCAGGTTTTGTGTTTGCTGTCATTATCAATTTCAGCACAGCACCCCATTATTTTTAGACATTTAAATATGATCTTTCTTTTGTGCCCAcgactgcctttgtgctctgtgatgccattaaaatatttaaatgacTTTATATTGTGGCACTTGTTATACCAGATGATACCGCCGTTTTGCAGATTGGTAGGACGCTTCAACTTGAAGCTTGTTCTTTATTTTGTATCTCCAT encodes:
- the LOC140429185 gene encoding storkhead-box protein 2-like isoform X2; translation: MKKTRSTTLRRAWPSSDFSDRASDRIRSRSEKDYRLHKHFPPAFISSASRGYLTSGDVSPISMSPISQSQFIPLGEILCLAISAMNASRKPVSQEALMEHLATCFPGVPTPSPEILRHTLNMLVRERKIYPTPDGYFIVTPQTYFITPSLIRTNSKWYHLDERIPDRSRCTSPQPGTITPSNSGCLRDRAHHRNHCDSCNCFREESHNHSSTLQKKSIKECKDSYCPPSFSHMPVTQTEKSRSTVNCSYKTETLPKAKDGEKQSKKFGLKLFRLSFKKDKSKQLVNFSAQFPPEEWPLRDEDNPTSIPREVEQEIIRRINPDLTVENVMKHTALMKKLEEDKAHRNKPGSSAQHSGKSKKSRSHKKSHGKSRSHSKPRVPKGEQSEETHLDVAESREYELYDPITRTPCDKSTTIEIKGDNGFLAHDKMNMVESHFPVTPEWDVSGDLYKRRMESRFHEHSRESLQSKVHRSHSHTQDRKSRNDRTSKAKERSRSMDNSNRPLGTTLSGTAEEMQGCGMDESHSNNDKLRSSKLLSHHRAGLSSHSNHITEPSIPECVDIDNPAGVGDSCNPLEHATAGDSLPKYNEPNCGTGAKAGDYLQCSASKETIPTASSPSAKCNDECVFKDYDTLTLSDGVKKLSPLDRFLKHPPIEETVNGQLEQLSLQQKHYPEKIEMNSINLPVAGQASAQSLPNGQVFKPLSETQTINHAEHSYQEPPIYESQHNKPSEVLHNNCESHAGLTSMAQSLPVLPAHGEETGHQESSFDYYNVSDDDSEEGTDKNLEKSKSRDDGGTVQWLLEREKEKNLQRKFEKNLTLLSPKESDNSVSQKTLHSARLDSMDSSSITVDSGFNSPRTRESLASNTSSIVESNRRQNTAVSPGHGGTSAFSFRATTDPAPSEPEKLQKPMKCLASVTSV
- the LOC140429185 gene encoding storkhead-box protein 2-like isoform X4 — translated: MLEGQDRRGDVSPISMSPISQSQFIPLGEILCLAISAMNASRKPVSQEALMEHLATCFPGVPTPSPEILRHTLNMLVRERKIYPTPDGYFIVTPQTYFITPSLIRTNSKWYHLDERIPDRSRCTSPQPGTITPSNSGCLRDRAHHRNHCDSCNCFREESHNHSSTLQKKSIKECKDSYCPPSFSHMPVTQTEKSRSTVNCSYKTETLPKAKDGEKQSKKFGLKLFRLSFKKDKSKQLVNFSAQFPPEEWPLRDEDNPTSIPREVEQEIIRRINPDLTVENVMKHTALMKKLEEDKAHRNKPGSSAQHSGKSKKSRSHKKSHGKSRSHSKPRVPKGEQSEETHLDVAESREYELYDPITRTPCDKSTTIEIKGDNGFLAHDKMNMVESHFPVTPEWDVSGDLYKRRMESRFHEHSRESLQSKVHRSHSHTQDRKSRNDRTSKAKERSRSMDNSNRPLGTTLSGTAEEMQGCGMDESHSNNDKLRSSKLLSHHRAGLSSHSNHITEPSIPECVDIDNPAGVGDSCNPLEHATAGDSLPKYNEPNCGTGAKAGDYLQCSASKETIPTASSPSAKCNDECVFKDYDTLTLSDGVKKLSPLDRFLKHPPIEETVNGQLEQLSLQQKHYPEKIEMNSINLPVAGQASAQSLPNGQVFKPLSETQTINHAEHSYQEPPIYESQHNKPSEVLHNNCESHAGLTSMAQSLPVLPAHGEETGHQESSFDYYNVSDDDSEEGTDKNLEKSKSRDDGGTVQWLLEREKEKNLQRKFEKNLTLLSPKESDNSVSQKTLHSARLDSMDSSSITVDSGFNSPRTRESLASNTSSIVESNRRQNTAVSPGHGGTSAFSFRATTDPAPSEPEKLQKPMKCLASVTSV
- the LOC140429185 gene encoding storkhead-box protein 2-like isoform X6, whose product is MLRGGVPTPSPEILRHTLNMLVRERKIYPTPDGYFIVTPQTYFITPSLIRTNSKWYHLDERIPDRSRCTSPQPGTITPSNSGCLRDRAHHRNHCDSCNCFREESHNHSSTLQKKSIKECKDSYCPPSFSHMPVTQTEKSRSTVNCSYKTETLPKAKDGEKQSKKFGLKLFRLSFKKDKSKQLVNFSAQFPPEEWPLRDEDNPTSIPREVEQEIIRRINPDLTVENVMKHTALMKKLEEDKAHRNKPGSSAQHSGKSKKSRSHKKSHGKSRSHSKPRVPKGEQSEETHLDVAESREYELYDPITRTPCDKSTTIEIKGDNGFLAHDKMNMVESHFPVTPEWDVSGDLYKRRMESRFHEHSRESLQSKVHRSHSHTQDRKSRNDRTSKAKERSRSMDNSNRPLGTTLSGTAEEMQGCGMDESHSNNDKLRSSKLLSHHRAGLSSHSNHITEPSIPECVDIDNPAGVGDSCNPLEHATAGDSLPKYNEPNCGTGAKAGDYLQCSASKETIPTASSPSAKCNDECVFKDYDTLTLSDGVKKLSPLDRFLKHPPIEETVNGQLEQLSLQQKHYPEKIEMNSINLPVAGQASAQSLPNGQVFKPLSETQTINHAEHSYQEPPIYESQHNKPSEVLHNNCESHAGLTSMAQSLPVLPAHGEETGHQESSFDYYNVSDDDSEEGTDKNLEKSKSRDDGGTVQWLLEREKEKNLQRKFEKNLTLLSPKESDNSVSQKTLHSARLDSMDSSSITVDSGFNSPRTRESLASNTSSIVESNRRQNTAVSPGHGGTSAFSFRATTDPAPSEPEKLQKPMKCLASVTSV
- the LOC140429185 gene encoding storkhead-box protein 2-like isoform X5; the protein is MSPISQSQFIPLGEILCLAISAMNASRKPVSQEALMEHLATCFPGVPTPSPEILRHTLNMLVRERKIYPTPDGYFIVTPQTYFITPSLIRTNSKWYHLDERIPDRSRCTSPQPGTITPSNSGCLRDRAHHRNHCDSCNCFREESHNHSSTLQKKSIKECKDSYCPPSFSHMPVTQTEKSRSTVNCSYKTETLPKAKDGEKQSKKFGLKLFRLSFKKDKSKQLVNFSAQFPPEEWPLRDEDNPTSIPREVEQEIIRRINPDLTVENVMKHTALMKKLEEDKAHRNKPGSSAQHSGKSKKSRSHKKSHGKSRSHSKPRVPKGEQSEETHLDVAESREYELYDPITRTPCDKSTTIEIKGDNGFLAHDKMNMVESHFPVTPEWDVSGDLYKRRMESRFHEHSRESLQSKVHRSHSHTQDRKSRNDRTSKAKERSRSMDNSNRPLGTTLSGTAEEMQGCGMDESHSNNDKLRSSKLLSHHRAGLSSHSNHITEPSIPECVDIDNPAGVGDSCNPLEHATAGDSLPKYNEPNCGTGAKAGDYLQCSASKETIPTASSPSAKCNDECVFKDYDTLTLSDGVKKLSPLDRFLKHPPIEETVNGQLEQLSLQQKHYPEKIEMNSINLPVAGQASAQSLPNGQVFKPLSETQTINHAEHSYQEPPIYESQHNKPSEVLHNNCESHAGLTSMAQSLPVLPAHGEETGHQESSFDYYNVSDDDSEEGTDKNLEKSKSRDDGGTVQWLLEREKEKNLQRKFEKNLTLLSPKESDNSVSQKTLHSARLDSMDSSSITVDSGFNSPRTRESLASNTSSIVESNRRQNTAVSPGHGGTSAFSFRATTDPAPSEPEKLQKPMKCLASVTSV